The genomic region CCAGCTCGCGGACGGCGCCCAGCAGGTCGCCGACGGCGATGCCACGCTCGCCGGATACGCCGACGAGGCGGGCAGCTTGTCGCAGCAGGCGGTGGATGCCCTGCCGTCCGTTCGCGCCCAGATCGTCGACGAGCTGAATAAGCAGGGTGTCGACCAGGCGACACAGGAGCAGATCCTGGCCCAGCTCGATTCGCTGGGAAGCAAGGTGACCGCGGGCAACTCGAAGGTGCAGTCCGCCGTCGGCCAGGTGGATCAGCTGGCGAGCGGATCGCAGCGGGTGGCGGCGGGAGCGGCGCAACTGGCGGCATCCGCGCCCGCGCTCACCAAGGGCATCGACGATGCGGCCGGTGGCGCCGCACAGCTCGCGACGGGTTCGGCGGCCGCGGCGAGCGGGGCTGCGACGCTGCGGGACGGGCTCAGCACGCTGGCCGACGGCACGAAGCAGCTGAAGTCCGGTCTCGATGACGGCGTGACGCAGATTCCGAAGACGACGGCCGCCGAGCGGGAAGCGCAGGCCGACACCATCGCCGACCCGGTCAAGCTCTCGACCTCGAAGGAGGCGAGCGCGGGAACCTACGGCGCCGGACTCGCACCGTTCTTCATGGCGCTGTCGGCATGGATCGGCATCTACGCGCTCTTCCTCATCGTGAAGCCCGTGTCCCGTCGCGCCATCACCGCGCTGCGCACCCCGCTGCGCATCTCGCTGGCCGGCTGGCTCACGCCCGCGCTGCTCGGGGTGATTCAGATGATCGGGCTGTACGCGATCGTCGCCGGCGCCCTGCACTTCAACGTGAGCAATCCGTGGGCCACGTTCGGCATCATGGCGCTGGCCTCGGTGACGTTCGCGTCGATCATCCTCGCCCTCAATGTGTGGCTGGGCAGCGTCGGACAGTTCCTCGGCCTCGTGCTGATGGTGCTTCAGCTCGTCACGGCGGGCGGGACGTTCCCGTGGCAGACGTTGCCGGGACCGCTCGCCTGGTTGCATCACGGCCTGCCGATGTCGTATGCCGTCGACGGAATACGACAGACGATGTACGGTGGCAACGCCTCGCTCGCGGGCGGCGACGCGCTCTTCCTCGTGCTGTGGCTGGCGATCGCGCTCGTCATCACGGCCGTCGGAGTGATCAGGATGACCCACCGCCGCACCCTGCGCGACCTGCAGCCCAGCCTGATCGGCTGAGCGCGCCCGCCCGCACCCGCGCCGTCCCCTCCCCTTCGAGCTGCGCCGAAACGTCGAAAATTGCGGTTCCCGAAGCGTTCTGATCGCATTTGTCGACCTCTCGGCAGGGGCTGCGCGCGGAGTGCGGACGAAGTGCGGACGAAGTGCGCGCGGAGTGGTGGTCACCACGGGCGGCGCGCGTTAGCGTGGCCCGATGAGATTCGACGACAGGGTTGCCGTCGTGAGCGGCGGCGCGAACGGCATCGGCTGGGCGACCGTGGAGCGGTTGCTCGACGAGGGTGCGCGAGTCGCGATCCTCGATCTGGAGACGGATGCCGCTGCCGCGAAGCTCGCCGCCCGCGCATCCGACCATGACACGACGCTGCACCGTGCGGAGGTGTTCGCGTGCGATGTGACGCGGGCGGCCTCCGTCGACGAGGCCGTGGCATCCGTCATCGAGAGGTTCGGCCGCATCGACGTGCTCGCCGCCGTCGCCGGCGGCGACCGTCTCACCGACGACGAGCTCGGCGAGGAGCACTGGACCTCGATCGTCGACTGGAACCTGCACGGTCCCGTGCGTCTCATCCGCGCGTGCCGCGAGGCACTGACCGCCAGCCGGGGCGCCATCGTGATGGTCGGCTCCGTGAACGGCGTCGCCGCCTACGGCGAGCCGGCGTACGCGTCGGCGAAGGCCGGGCTCACGCTGCTCGCGAAGAATCTCGCCGTCACGTTCGGCCCCGCCGGGGTGCGCGTCAACGTGGTTGCGCCGGGCACCATCCGCACCAGGGTGTGGGACACCCAGGGCGGCCCCGACAGACTGGCCCCGCTCTACCCGCTGGGCCGCGTCGGCGAACCGGCCGACATCGCGGCCGCGATCGCGTTCCTCGCCTCCGACGACGCCTCGTGGATCACGGGCGTGACGCTTCCCGTCGACGGCGGTTCGCTCGCCGGGCCGTTCGCCGTGATGAGCCATCTGCTCGACGCCGGGGAGTGACCCGCACCCTCGCCTTCCACGCCCATGCAGTCGTCTCAAGTCGTCGACCCGCCGGGAGCGCGAGAGTGCCCGGCGACAGCGTCCGAACGTCGGCCGCCGTGGGTAGGGTGACGGCGTGACGGCATCCCAGGAGACAGCACCAGAGGCATCCGTGGCGACACCAGAGCCGCGGTCGCGCCGGGCCCGGGCTGACCTGCGCATCGTGCACATCAGTGACACCCATCTCTACGGAGACGACAGCCTGCACTACGGCATCGTCGACACGACGGCCGCGCTGCGGCGGGTGCTGGCCGCGGCCGAGGAGATCCCGGGCGTCGACGCCGTCGTGCTCTCCGGCGACCTGAGCGAGGACGGCTCCGTGGCCTCGTATCGCACGCTCCGTGACCTCGTCGATCCATGGGCCTGCGAGCGCGGCGCGCAGGCGATCTATGCGATGGGCAACCACGATCATCCGGATGCCTTCGCCGAGGTGCTCGGACCGCGAACCCGGGTGCACACCATGGGCAGGCACCGCATCGTCACGCTCGACTCGTCGGTGCCCGGCGCCGCGTACGGGTCGCTGGATGCCGCGCAGCTCGCCTGGCTGCAGTCCGAGCTCTCCGAGTCGGTCGACCTGGGCACCGTGGTGGTCGTGCACCACCCGCCGACGCATGCCGTGACCCCGCTGCTGCGCCTGCTCGAGCTGGACGACCCGCACGCCCTGCTCGGCGTGCTCGACGGCAGCGACGTGCGCCTCGTGCTCAGCGGCCACTACCATCACCCGCTCGTCACTCTGGAGCGCGGCATCCCGATCGTCGTCGCGCCGGGGGTGACGAACACCTCGGATGTCACGACCCCGGAGAACGTGGAACGGGCGCGCATCGGCGCGGGCTTCGCGCTCGTCGACCTGCCGGCGTCCGGCGCGCCGCGGGTGTCGCTGGTGCGGGCGCCGAGCGAGCGGGACGGCGAGCTGGTGTTCGAGCTCGACGCCGACGGCATCCACGACATCGCACGGTCATTCGGGCGCCCGGAATGAACGATGAGCGCCGTCAGAGACGAGCGGTCGCGTGACCGACGGAGGAGCATGAGACGTGAGCCGGCGGAACGGCGCGGCATCTGACATCGCGCCTCGCCGCGTCGTCGGACATTCTGGGGTGTAGGACGCCCCGCTCGGGCGTTCGACACGAGACACGCCCACGACAGCACGCTGCAGATCGGAAGGGAACACCATGAGGATCGCCGTCGCCGGCGCGACCGGAACCGTCGGACAGCATGTGGTGGCAGCACTGAAGACGCGTGGCCATGAGCCCGTGCCGCTGTCCAGGGGAACCGGGGTCGACCTCGTCGCAGCGACCGGCCTCGACGACGCGCTGCGCGGAGTGGACGCCGTCATCGACGTCACCTCCACCACCTCCATGTCGGCGAAGGGCAGCGTCGCGTTCTTCGGTGCCGTGACGCGCAATCTGCTGGCCGCGGAGAAGCGCGCAGGCATCGGGCACCACGTGGCACTGTCGATCGTGGGCGCCGACAAGGTGGATGCCGGCTACTACGCGGGCAAGGCCGCCCAGGAGCACATCCTGATGGCCACGCCGGGCGGCTGGAGCATTCTGCGAGCGACGCAGTTCCACGAGTTCGCCCGGCAGATGACGGAGCGCATGCGCTTCGCCGGCGTGCAGCTCGCGCCGGCCATGGAATGCCAGCCGGTCGCCGCGTCGGAGGTGGGAGACGCGCTGGCCGACATCGCGGCAGGCGATCCACGCGGCCTCGACACCGACCTCGCCGGCCCGCGCGTCGAACGGATGACCGCGATGGTGCGCGACTACCTCGCAGCCGTCGGCGACGGCCGGCACGTGTTCAGCGTCTCGATGCCTGGCGCGTTCGGCAAGAGCCTTCGCGACGGCGCGATCCTTCCCGGCCCGGATGCCAGACTCGGCACCCAGACCTTCGCCGAGTGGGTCGCGGCGCAGGCCGCGACGACGACCACAGCGGCCTGAGTCAGGCGGGGCCCACCCCGCCCGCCGGCAGGGCCGCGTGCTGCACGACCCACGCGTGCATGGCGATCGCGGCGGCTGCGGACGCGTTGATCGAGCGTGTCGAGCCGAACTGCGCGATCTCGACGATGGCATCCGCCGCTTCGATCGCCTCGGGAGAGAGGCCGGGGCCCTCCTGCCCGAAGAGCAGCACGCAGCGCTCCGGCAGGTCGAACGTCTCGATCAGCACACTGCCCGGCACGTTGTCGACGGCGATGACGGGGATGCTCTCGCCCCGCGCCCACGCCACGAGATCGGCGATCGTGTCGTGATGCACGACGTGCTGGTAGCGGTCGGTGACCATGGCGCCGCGCTTGTTCCAGCGCCGTCGGCCGACGATGTGCACGGTGTGCGTGAGAAAGGCGTTGGCGCTGCGCACGATCGAGCCGATGTTCATGTCGTGCTGCCAGTTCTCGATGGCGACATGAAAGGGATGCCTATGCGCATCCAGCTCCGCCACGATCGCCTCCATGCGCCAGTAGCGGTAGCGGTCGATGACGTTGCGCGTGTCGCCATGGGCGAGCAGGTCGGGGTCGTAGCGCTCGTCGTGCGGCCAGGCATCCGGTGTGCCTGGCCAAGGGCCGACCCCGTGGGTCGACTGCTCGGGGGTCGGGGATGGCTCCGGGCGGATGCTGCCAGGATCGCTGTCGTTCGGCACGCGCCTCAGCCTAAGTCGCTGTCCAGGGCGACTCTGCCGCTCTCATCCGCTCCGGTCCCACCCCGTCGTCCCGCACTGTCGTCCCACCCCGCTCCGGTCGCGATTTCTGCCCTTATGGCGACTCATAAGGGCAGAAATCGCGACCTTGAGCAACTGCTGCCCGAGCCGGAGGGGCCCAGGGCCGGAGCGACGCCGGAGGGACGCCGGCCGCCTGCCGGTAGCCTTGATGCGCAACGATGGAGGTTTTGTGGCGAATCGCGACGAGGTCGAGTGCTGGCTCACCGACATGGACGGTGTGCTCGTGCACGAGAACGAGGCGCTGCCGGGTGCCGCCGAACTCATCCAGCAGTGGCGCGACACGGGCACGCCGTTCCTGGTGCTCACGAACAACTCGATCTTCACGCCCCGCGACCTCGCGGCGCGGCTGCGCACCTCGGGGCTCGATGTTCCCGAGGAGGCGATCTGGACATCCGCCCTCGCCACCGCAGCGTTCTGCAAGTCGCAGATGCCGGGCGGCAGCGCGTTCGTGATCGGCGAGGCCGGCATCACGACGGCGCTGCACGAGGCGGGCTTCATCCTGACCGAGACCAACCCCGACTACGTCGTCGTCGGTGAGACGCGCAATTACTCGTTCGAGGCCATCACGAAGGCAATCCGCCTCATCGGCCAGGGCGCCCGCTTCATCGCCACGAACCCGGATGCCACGGGCCCGAGCGCCGACGGACCGCTGCCGGCCACGGGCGCCATCGCCGCGCTCATCACGAAGGCGACCGGCCGTGAGCCCTACGTCGTCGGCAAGCCGAACCCCATGATGTTCCGCTCGGCGATGAACAAGATCGGCGCGCACTCCGAGAACACGGGCATGATCGGCGACCGCATGGACACCGACATCGTGGCCGGCATCGAGGCGGGACTGCACACCGTGCTCGTGCTCACCGGCATCAGCGACAAGAGTGAGATCGAGAAGTACCCGTTCCGCCCGAACGAGGTGCTGCACGGCGTGCACGAGCTCGTGGTCGGCGAGCCGCTGGAGTCCGACTCGATTTAGGGCGCTGCACCCACCGAGCTGAACATCGGACTTTCGTCGTGACTGCCGGCGGGTCGGCTGGCCCGCCCGGCGTGGCGGCGCAGAACTCCGATTTCCGGCTCGGCAACTGGGCCGGGGTCGCGTGCGCGCGGCGACCGCGGCGGGGTCCACCGCCACAGCGCCCTCGGGCGGTCGCCTGCGCATCCGCTAGCGTTTCGCCATGACGCGCTTCGCCGACACTCCGACCCTCACCGGCCCCATCGCTGTGCTCGAGCCGCTGTCGCCCGAACACGCCGACGAGTTGGGTCGAGCCGCTGCCGACGGCGAGCTCTGGAAGCTCTGGTACACCTCGGTGCCCCGGCCGGAGGACATGGCGACGGCGATCGAGTGGCGCCTCGGCATGCAGCGCGAGGGCGCGATGGCTCCGTGGGCCATCCGCAACGCGGCGAGCGGCGACCTCGTCGGCATGACCACGTTCTGCAACATCTCGCCCGAGAACCTGCGGGTCGAGATCGGCCACACCTGGATGGCGCAGTCTGCCCACCGCACGGGCATCAACGCCGACGCAAAGCGGCTGCTGCTGGGCCGGGCGTTCGACACGCTCGGCTGCAACGCCGTGTACTTCCACACGCACTGGCACAACCACCAGTCGCGCGCCGCGATCGAACGGCTCGGCGCCAAGCAAGACGGAGTGCTGCGCAGCTACCAGGTGTTCAAGGGTGTGGTGCGCGACACCGTCACGTTCTCCATTCTGACCAACGAGTGGGATGCCGTGCGTCACGGACTCGACGCCCGCATCGAGCGGCACGTCGGCTGAGTCGCGATCGCCCGATGCGGCGGCCGGGCAGCCGACGTCAGCCGCGGCGCCGCAGCCGACGGCCCTCCGGTGAGACCTGGCCGGCCGACACCGTCTGCGGCGCTACAGCCTGCCGGACACCGGGCTGCTGCGCCGGCGACTCGGCGGACACGGCCGCGGTGCCACGGGCATCCGCGCGATCGTCGTGCCAGCGGCCCCACTGCTCCAGCTTCTGCTCGAGCGCGTCGGTGAGGGAGAACAGCCAGCGCCACATGCGCTCGTCGAGCGTCGACAGGGCGACGGGCGCGTAGAGCAGCAGCCAGTCGTCGACGATCTCGACGTCGAGCGGAGCCGCCTTGTCGATGAACCTCGCCATGATGTCGGGGGTGAAGAGATAGAGCGCGTCGGCCTCGTAGCCGGCAAGGCAGTACAGCGTGAAGTGACGATCGAAGTCGCCCTCGAGGCTGAGCCGCTGGTGGGAACGGAACGACTCGGGCAGGGTGCTGCCGAACAGGCCGTCGTTGCTCTTCGAGTCGAGCACGATGTTGGGCAGCGGCCTGTTGAGCTTGATCGCCACATAACCCCAGCGGTGCAGCACATTGTTGTTGTTGTTTCCGGTGCGGTAGCAGTAGTTCGCGTACTCGACGAACCGCCCGGAGGTCGAGCGCAGCACGTCGTTGGATGCCCGGCCCCAGCCCTGCTGGAACACCAGTCCCGGCAGCGCGGGGCGAGTCACGCGCGGCACGAACGCGAGCCCGTTCGCGGTGGCGAAGCGTTCGAGACGCAGCCAGCCGGCGGCATCCTTGCCCGTGCGCGGCAGGCGGAAAAGGTTGAACACCGCCCACACCCAGACGAGCACACCGAGAACGAGGGAGACCCCGCCCATGGCAGGGATCCGGAAGAACAGTACGAACAGCAGCCCGGCCACGATGAGCCCCGCGCCCACGACGACCTGCACTGCGATCAGGATGCCGTAGACCACCGGAGCGTTCGCGGTGGCCGCAGGGTAGCGACCCTCGGCCTTCAGCCGGCGCACGTACTCTCGCACCTCGGAGGCGTTCGGCTCTCGGGCCAGGGCACTCGCATCGAACTCCGGTCGGGTGGTCATGGCGCCGCTCGTCTCCTCGTTGTTCGGGTGCGGTGCCGCACTTGTCTACCGTTCCGGCACCCCCACCCTAGGGTGTGTCCGACTCCCCACAAGACGCCCACGGACCCACGGCGGCTCCCGACGACCTGCGCCAACCCCCGGGGGCTGCGGGCGAGCGAATCGGGCCATCCGTGACGAATGTCACCGCCGACGAGTGACGGATGCCGCATCCCTCGCGCCCCTGACGGCGGCACGCTGACGACATGCGAACTCTTCTGCACACCATCTGCCTCGCGGTCGCATCGGCCGTCACCGCCGAGTTCCTGCTCGGCGACCAGTATCTGAGCGGAATGGCCCCTGCCGCTCAACAGGTCTCGGAACTGATCCTGTTCACCGCGTTCTACGGCTCGGCGGCGGTGCTGATCCGCGAACTCGCGAGGCGTGCGCGCACGGGGTGGCCGGGCATCCTCACCCTCGCCCTCGCGTTCGGCGTCATCGAGGAGGGCATCGTCGACCAGTCGTTGTTCAACCCGCACTTCGCGGGACAGCACCTGCTCGTCTATGGCTACATTCCGTGGCTCGGCACGGCGGGGCCGTGGCTGATCTTCGTGCTCACCCTGCACGTGGTGTGGAGCATGGGCTCGCCGATCGCGGTGATGGAGGGAGCGTTCGGCTCGCAGCCGTGGGTGAAGCACGCCGGCCTGCTCGCGATTCCTGCGGTGCTCTTCGTGCTCGGCGGCTCGGCGATCTTCGTCGCCTCCTGGGCGAGCGGCGGCTTTCTGGCGAGCGGCGTTCAGATGCTGATCTGCGCCCTGATCGCTGCGGCGCTCGTGGTCATCGTGTTCACGGTGCTTCGTGGGCGCGACAAGGCGGCCGCCGGAGCCTCACGTGACGGAGCAAGGCTCAGCGGTCGCGGAGCGGCGAGCGGTCGCGGAGCGGGGTTCGTGGTCTCGGTCGCGGCCGGGCTGGTGCTGGGCGGGGCGTTCCAGCTGACCCACGGCCTCCCGCACTCGGTGTCGGCGTGGGTGACGGCGCTGGCCCTGCTCGTGGTGCTGGCGGTGGGCATCCTCTTCGCCGTGTTCGTGAAGCCGGATGCCCTGGGCTTCGGTTCCGGCGCCATCCTCGTCTACTGCGTGGTCGGTCTCGTGAACGCCGTGCAGACCGGGCCGACCGCTGTGATCGAGCAGACCGTGCTCGTGCTCATCGCGCTCGGAGTGCTCACCGCGGTGGCGGTGCGGCACCTGCGCCGCCGGCACGTCGAGCAGACCGCGGTCCTCGTGTGACGGACGGGCCGGCGGGACGCTACTTCGGGCCCGAACCCATCAGGCTGCCGGTGATCGGCTGGCCGGACGAGCGGTTCACGAAGCAGTAGTACGAGCGCTGGCCCTTCTTCCACTGGTCTTCGGTCACGGGGTAGCTCGCCTGCATCTGCGCGTCGCCGTACTGACCGGCGGCGTTCAGGTTGAGGATGCCCGCGCGCGCGCAGAGCGCACTCGCCTGCGTCTGCAGCTGCGCGGTTCCGGGGAACGCGGTGGCGGTGTTCGTGTCGAACGTGCCCGTGAACACCATCTGCGCCGCGTGGGCGGTGCCGCAGTCGACGACGGTGAACGTGTCGGCCCACGGGGTCGTGAACGGCTGCAGGCACTCGCCGCCGCGCAGCGCACTCCATGGATGCTTGCCTGCCGCGACGGGTCCGGTCGCGGTCGCCGTCGGGGTGGGTGTCGACGTGGGGGTCGCCGTCTTCGTGGCGGTGGGCGTCGGCGAGGGAGGCGCATCGGGATGCGCGACAGTGCGACCAACGACGAACAGCGCCACCAGCAGCAGCACCACGAGCAAGGCGCCGGCGACGATCAGCATGATGCGCTGGGCGCGCGGCGACGGGCCGCCGTCGTCCGACTCGTGGCCGGAGTCGCCGTGGCCGCCTCCGCGGCCGGAGCCCCCTCCAGAGCCTCCGCCAGCGCCGGAACCGTTGCGGCGGGTGCCGTCTGACGCGCCGGATCGCCGGCGGCCACGGACTCCGTTCGACCCGTTCGAGCCTTGCGCACCGGACGTTCCGTCGCCGAAGACGTCGGAAGGAACACTCGCGCCGGCCGCCGTTCCGGCCGCGGCGCCCGCGGCAGCGCCCGCACCGAACGCGGAAGCCGCACCGAACGCGGTCGTGGCCTCTGTCACGGGCTGGGCCGGGGCATCCCACGGCCAGGTCGGCTCGGGTTCGTCGCCGTGCGGCAGGTCGTAGGCTGCGGCCTCGCTGGCCGAGACGCCCGGGAGCCCGGCCGCCGGCGCGGCCGCGTTGAAGGCCGCGAAGATGTCGGGGGTGGTCTGGTCGCCGACGGCGGAAGGTGCAGGGTCTGCTGAGTGCGAACCGGCCTCGGGCTCGTCCCTCTGCGCGGCGAACGGCGCATCAGCCGTCGTATCGAACGCCTGCGTCGCGGTCGGCTCGACGTCGGGACTCTCCGCGGCAGACGGCTCCGCGGCCGACGGCTCCGCCTTCTCGTCGTCGAACAGGTCACCGAACAGCGACCACGACGAGGTCTCGGCGGGCTCCGGCTCACGTGCGGGCGGCGCCGCCTGCTCCGGCCGAGCGCCGGACTGGTCGTCGTGCAGTGGCGACGGCACGGATGCCCCACCCGGCGCACCCCAGGGGCTCGCCTCGTTCTCGCCGGGCGCCGAGGCATCCTGCTGCGGGTTCCACGCGGACTCGGTCTGTTCGGACTGCTGAGCCTGCTCGATCTGTTCTTGCCGCGCGCGGCGCGAACGCCGCAGCCACGGGAGTTCCACGGTGCCGGGCGCCGGCGAGCTCGCGGCCGGGGTCATCGGCTCCTGAGGCTGCCCGGTCTCGGCGGGCTCCGCGGAAGTCGCCGCAAAGGGCCACTCGGGCGATCCCGTCGTGTCGGACACCGCCTGCGGTGGCACCGGATCGGACCACGACGGAACGGCGATCCTCTCCGGGTGACCGGCGTCGGGCGGGCCGGGGACGATCGGGGCGGCGGGCTGCTCTGCCGGAATGGTGGGTGGCACCGCCGGCGTCGCAGGCGGAACGGTCGGAGCATCAGCCGGCGTCGTCGGAGGCACGGACGGTGCATCCAGCGGAGGCACCGTCGGCGCGCTCGTCGACGGCTCCGGCACCGACGGCAGCACGGGTGCCGCAACGGTCGGCGCATCCTCGTCGTACGCGGGCGGCACGTAGGGCGCGAGCGGAACCGTCGGCGGAACGAGCGGATGCCCGTGCCCGTGTTCCGACCCCGCCCGAGACGCCTGCTCGCCGTCCGATGCGCCCTGGCTCTCCTGCGCGTCGTCCTCGGCCACGAGCGGGTCGGGTTCGTCGTTCGGCGTCAGGCCCCAGAAGAACGATCCGCCGTCTCCGGGGATCGCGGTCGACGGGCCGCGCGGACCCGGCTCCGGCCGCGGCGGAATGGGCATCGACAGTTCGGGGATCTCCCACGACGGCGGCGCCTGGCGCGGGTCGGGGAGGTCGGGACGCGGGGGAGTCGGCGACGCGACGGGCGGGAACGCGGGCTCGAGGGCATCCGGATCGTCATCGACATCGACCTCACGGTCGTCTTCCGCCGACCCGAACAGCGACGAGAGATCGTCGTCGCCGTCGTCGGGCTCGTGCGAGTTCCGGGGAAAGCGCGCCACTAGGCAGCGTCTCCCCGGTTCATCCGCGCGGCACCGATCGACGTCATGCCAGTCCCAGGTCGTCCAATCCGAGCGCGGCGAGGTAGGGGTAGCCGGCCTGCTCGATCACTTCGCGCGCACCGGTGTTGCGGTCGACGACCACGGCGACGGCGGCGATCTCGGCGCCGACCTTCTTCAGCGCCTCGATGGCCTTCAGCGGGGACCCGCCCGTCGTGGAGGTGTCTTCGAGCACGATCACGCGCTTGCCGGCGAGCTCGGGCCCCTCGACCTGCTTGCCCCGACCGTGGTCCTTGGGCTCCTTGCGCACGACGAACGCGTCGTACTCGAGTCCGCGGGCGGCTCCCTGGTGCAGCACCGCGGCGGCGATCGGGTCGGCGCCCATGGTCATGCCGCCCACCGCGAACACGTCGGGCACGTCGGCGATGAGGTCGAGCATGACCTGGCCGATGAGCGGAGCGACGCGGTGGTCGAGACTCACCTTGCGCAGGTCGACGTAGAAGGATGCCTTCTTGCCGCTTGTCAGCGTGAAGTCGCCGTGGAAGACGGCTTCGTTCGAGATGTGGTCGATGAGCTGCTGGCGGGTGTCGGTCACGGTGACAAGGATATGCGAGCGTGGCTGTGGATCAGCAGGCCGCCGTCACCGCTACGGCCATCGGGCGCCCGTAGCGGGAGCCGGTCAGGCCCCGGGCTCGCCCGACAGCGGCAGGGTGACGCGAAGGCGGAATCCGCCGTTGTCGAGCCGCTCGGTGGCCAGGCTGCCTCCGAGCAGGTCCGCCCGCTCCCTGAGGCCGATCAGCCCGTGCCGCGAGCTGGGGAACTCGGTGCGCTCCTCGACGGACGGCCCGTTCTCGACCACGAGAACGACGACGCGCGACGTCGCGGAGAACATGATCGTCGTGACGGCCCCGGGCGCATGCTTGCGCACGTTGGTCAGCCCCTCCTGCACCGCCCGGA from Humibacter ginsenosidimutans harbors:
- a CDS encoding SDR family NAD(P)-dependent oxidoreductase, yielding MRFDDRVAVVSGGANGIGWATVERLLDEGARVAILDLETDAAAAKLAARASDHDTTLHRAEVFACDVTRAASVDEAVASVIERFGRIDVLAAVAGGDRLTDDELGEEHWTSIVDWNLHGPVRLIRACREALTASRGAIVMVGSVNGVAAYGEPAYASAKAGLTLLAKNLAVTFGPAGVRVNVVAPGTIRTRVWDTQGGPDRLAPLYPLGRVGEPADIAAAIAFLASDDASWITGVTLPVDGGSLAGPFAVMSHLLDAGE
- a CDS encoding septum formation family protein; the protein is MARFPRNSHEPDDGDDDLSSLFGSAEDDREVDVDDDPDALEPAFPPVASPTPPRPDLPDPRQAPPSWEIPELSMPIPPRPEPGPRGPSTAIPGDGGSFFWGLTPNDEPDPLVAEDDAQESQGASDGEQASRAGSEHGHGHPLVPPTVPLAPYVPPAYDEDAPTVAAPVLPSVPEPSTSAPTVPPLDAPSVPPTTPADAPTVPPATPAVPPTIPAEQPAAPIVPGPPDAGHPERIAVPSWSDPVPPQAVSDTTGSPEWPFAATSAEPAETGQPQEPMTPAASSPAPGTVELPWLRRSRRARQEQIEQAQQSEQTESAWNPQQDASAPGENEASPWGAPGGASVPSPLHDDQSGARPEQAAPPAREPEPAETSSWSLFGDLFDDEKAEPSAAEPSAAESPDVEPTATQAFDTTADAPFAAQRDEPEAGSHSADPAPSAVGDQTTPDIFAAFNAAAPAAGLPGVSASEAAAYDLPHGDEPEPTWPWDAPAQPVTEATTAFGAASAFGAGAAAGAAAGTAAGASVPSDVFGDGTSGAQGSNGSNGVRGRRRSGASDGTRRNGSGAGGGSGGGSGRGGGHGDSGHESDDGGPSPRAQRIMLIVAGALLVVLLLVALFVVGRTVAHPDAPPSPTPTATKTATPTSTPTPTATATGPVAAGKHPWSALRGGECLQPFTTPWADTFTVVDCGTAHAAQMVFTGTFDTNTATAFPGTAQLQTQASALCARAGILNLNAAGQYGDAQMQASYPVTEDQWKKGQRSYYCFVNRSSGQPITGSLMGSGPK
- a CDS encoding YhgE/Pip domain-containing protein, whose protein sequence is MKVPQMIAAELRRLTASRMATIALLALMCVPVIYGALYLWANQNPYAKLDQIPAAIVVNDNGATADGKTVNYGDKVAQRLVDDGTFDWHIVSASKAAHGLNTQGYDFAITLPADFSQQLSSASTTSPERAVVRLTTNDTNSYLASTIGQQAAETIKASIVQEVNREAASRFLLALSDIRSSLSDAADAAGQLADGAQTAHTGAASLADGTAQLASRSASLRDGLNTLKSKTASLPSQASQLADGAQQVADGDATLAGYADEAGSLSQQAVDALPSVRAQIVDELNKQGVDQATQEQILAQLDSLGSKVTAGNSKVQSAVGQVDQLASGSQRVAAGAAQLAASAPALTKGIDDAAGGAAQLATGSAAAASGAATLRDGLSTLADGTKQLKSGLDDGVTQIPKTTAAEREAQADTIADPVKLSTSKEASAGTYGAGLAPFFMALSAWIGIYALFLIVKPVSRRAITALRTPLRISLAGWLTPALLGVIQMIGLYAIVAGALHFNVSNPWATFGIMALASVTFASIILALNVWLGSVGQFLGLVLMVLQLVTAGGTFPWQTLPGPLAWLHHGLPMSYAVDGIRQTMYGGNASLAGGDALFLVLWLAIALVITAVGVIRMTHRRTLRDLQPSLIG
- a CDS encoding SDR family oxidoreductase, which produces MRIAVAGATGTVGQHVVAALKTRGHEPVPLSRGTGVDLVAATGLDDALRGVDAVIDVTSTTSMSAKGSVAFFGAVTRNLLAAEKRAGIGHHVALSIVGADKVDAGYYAGKAAQEHILMATPGGWSILRATQFHEFARQMTERMRFAGVQLAPAMECQPVAASEVGDALADIAAGDPRGLDTDLAGPRVERMTAMVRDYLAAVGDGRHVFSVSMPGAFGKSLRDGAILPGPDARLGTQTFAEWVAAQAATTTTAA
- a CDS encoding GNAT family N-acetyltransferase, which produces MTRFADTPTLTGPIAVLEPLSPEHADELGRAAADGELWKLWYTSVPRPEDMATAIEWRLGMQREGAMAPWAIRNAASGDLVGMTTFCNISPENLRVEIGHTWMAQSAHRTGINADAKRLLLGRAFDTLGCNAVYFHTHWHNHQSRAAIERLGAKQDGVLRSYQVFKGVVRDTVTFSILTNEWDAVRHGLDARIERHVG
- a CDS encoding TrmH family RNA methyltransferase, which encodes MPNDSDPGSIRPEPSPTPEQSTHGVGPWPGTPDAWPHDERYDPDLLAHGDTRNVIDRYRYWRMEAIVAELDAHRHPFHVAIENWQHDMNIGSIVRSANAFLTHTVHIVGRRRWNKRGAMVTDRYQHVVHHDTIADLVAWARGESIPVIAVDNVPGSVLIETFDLPERCVLLFGQEGPGLSPEAIEAADAIVEIAQFGSTRSINASAAAAIAMHAWVVQHAALPAGGVGPA
- a CDS encoding metallophosphoesterase, which encodes MTASQETAPEASVATPEPRSRRARADLRIVHISDTHLYGDDSLHYGIVDTTAALRRVLAAAEEIPGVDAVVLSGDLSEDGSVASYRTLRDLVDPWACERGAQAIYAMGNHDHPDAFAEVLGPRTRVHTMGRHRIVTLDSSVPGAAYGSLDAAQLAWLQSELSESVDLGTVVVVHHPPTHAVTPLLRLLELDDPHALLGVLDGSDVRLVLSGHYHHPLVTLERGIPIVVAPGVTNTSDVTTPENVERARIGAGFALVDLPASGAPRVSLVRAPSERDGELVFELDADGIHDIARSFGRPE
- a CDS encoding HAD-IIA family hydrolase, yielding MANRDEVECWLTDMDGVLVHENEALPGAAELIQQWRDTGTPFLVLTNNSIFTPRDLAARLRTSGLDVPEEAIWTSALATAAFCKSQMPGGSAFVIGEAGITTALHEAGFILTETNPDYVVVGETRNYSFEAITKAIRLIGQGARFIATNPDATGPSADGPLPATGAIAALITKATGREPYVVGKPNPMMFRSAMNKIGAHSENTGMIGDRMDTDIVAGIEAGLHTVLVLTGISDKSEIEKYPFRPNEVLHGVHELVVGEPLESDSI
- the pyrE gene encoding orotate phosphoribosyltransferase, with the protein product MTDTRQQLIDHISNEAVFHGDFTLTSGKKASFYVDLRKVSLDHRVAPLIGQVMLDLIADVPDVFAVGGMTMGADPIAAAVLHQGAARGLEYDAFVVRKEPKDHGRGKQVEGPELAGKRVIVLEDTSTTGGSPLKAIEALKKVGAEIAAVAVVVDRNTGAREVIEQAGYPYLAALGLDDLGLA